Within the Feifania hominis genome, the region GGGCTTGTCATTCCAACTCTTCTATGTTACGATGGTCACGTAATTTTGCCTACAATATGTGAAATCGTCGTTTGACTGTTCCGGAGGGTGTATGAAAGCTTCCTACTATATGGGAATCGACATTGGTTCCTATGAGAGCAAGGGCGTCATCATTGACAGTGAGTGCAACATCGTGGCCACTCATGTGGAAAAGCATGTCATGGACAACCCCGCGCCAAACCAGTTTGAGCACGACGCCGAGAAAGTCTGGTGGCATGACTTCTGCGCCATTTCAAACGCGCTTCTTGAGAAAACCGGTATACCGAACACCTCCATCTGCGGCATCGGCGGCAGCGCGCTCGGCGCCGACTGCCTGCCTGTTGATGAGAACTGCACTCCCCTGCGGCCCGCCATGCTCTATGGAATCGACGCCCGCGCCGATCGGGAGATCGCCTGGCTGGAGGAGCACTATGGCTCTCGCGCAAAAGAGCTCTTTCCCTCTCCGCTGTGCTCCTCGGACATCATGCCCAAGATACTCTGGCTGAAAAACAACGAGCCCGACATCTATCGCCGAGCACACAAGTTCATCACCGGCTCCACCTATCTGACAGCCAAGCTGACTGGCAGATATTACATTGACAAGCTCTTGGCCTTGTCATCCTTTCGACCCGCCTATCGGGCCGACGGCACCATCGACGAGGCTGAGTGCGCGCTCTTCTGTCGGCCCGATCAGCTCGCCGAGTGCGTCCCCACAGCATACGTTGTGGGCTGCGTGACGCCGGAGGCCGCCCGCCAGACCGGACTTGCCGAGGGCACACCGGTCATCACCGGAACGGACGACGCGGCAGCCGAGGCTGTCTCCACGGGAGTCGTCGCAAACGGCGATCTGATGCTGATGTTCGGCTCCTCCTGCTTCATGTACTACTGTGTCGACCGCCTCGTTCGCGACGAGCGCATCTGGTCGAGCGAGTATGTCGTGCCCGGCACCTACAGCATCTCGGCAGGTACGAACACGGCCGGTACGCTCACCCGCTGGTTTCGCGACAACATCTTTTGGGAGGTCATGGCCGAGCAAGAACGTACAGGGGTCAATGCCTACGATCTCATGCTCGAGGGAATCGACGATATTCCGGCCGGCTCCGAGGGGCTGATCACGCTTCCCTACCTTGCCGGCGAGCGAACCCCGATCAACGACCCCGCGGCGCGCGGTATGATCTTCGGCCTTACGCTCAACCACACCCGCAGACACCTCTACCGCTCTGCTCTCGAGGGAGTCGGCTACAGCATCAACCAGCACTTTGAAATTTTTGCAGAAAACCATGTCGAGCTGAAAAACGTCTATGCCGTCGGCGGCGGTACCAAGAACCGTCCCTGGATGCAGATCATTGCCGACATCACCGGCAAGACCATACAGACCGGCGCCGTGACTATCGGCGCCTCCTACGGCGACGCCATGATGGCCGCTCTCGCAACCGGCCGTTTCCAGAGCTTTGATGAGTTGAGAACCCATCTCAAGCCCGGCGTCACATTTGTGCCGAATATGGCAAACCACGAGAGCTACCGGCAGTATCAGCAAATTTACAATGCGCTGTATCCCGCCACCAGGGAACTGATGCACCGGCTTCGCTGACTTGTGCCGACAATAAAACCCGTTGAATGATATATGGAGGTTTGTATTATGAAGTCCTGGCTCAAAGACCTGTTCCATGTGGAAAAACCGGTCATTGCACTGCTCCACATCCGGGAGATGCCCGGCGATTTTTACTTTGACGACAGCACCATGTCGATGAGAGAAGTCATTGACACCGCCCGCCGTGACCTCATTGCTCTGCAGGACGGCGGCGTCGACGGCATTCTCTTCTCGAATGAGTACTCTTTCCCCTACCAGATGGGCGTTGGAAAAACGGACTACGTCACCTCCCAGTGCATGGCCCGTGTCATCGGCGAACTGATGCGCGACATCCGTGTCCCCTACGGCGTCAATGTCATCGAGGATGGCCTCGCGACTGTCGAGCTTGCCCGCGCAGTGGACGCGAGCTTTGTGCGCTGCAACTTCACCGGCTGCTATGTCGGCGAACTCGGTCTGATCAACACCGACATCGCACGGGTCAAACGCCGCAAAAAGGAGCTTGGCATCGCCGGTCTCCACATGCTCTACAATGTCAATCCCGAGTTCTCCGTCTGGGTGGGGGATCGCGACGTGCGCGACGTCGTCAAGTCCATGGTCTTCAACTGTGACCCCGACGGGCTGTGTGTCTCAGGTCAGTGCGCCGGCTTTGAGGCGAGCTCCGACCTGATTCGTGCCATCAAGGATCTCGCTCCCGAGACGCCGGTGTTCGCAAACAATGGCTGCCGGCGCGAAAACATTGCCGAAAAACTCTCGGTTGCCGACTCCGCCTGTGTCGGCACGGCTTTCAAATACGACGGTGTATTTCGCAACACCGTGGACGTCAACCGCGTGCGCGACTTCATGGAGGTCGTCAGAGAGTACCGCAAGACACTCTAACTCTGTGAGAGAACGCACGGGAGATGAGGGCTTCCGGCGTTTTCAATAATATTTTTATGGAGGAATAAAAATGAAAACCTGGCTCAAAGACCTGTTCCACGTGGAGAAACCGATCATCGCTCTGCTGCACATCCGTGAGATCCCCGGCGACTTCAACTACGATGACAGCACCATGTCGATGGAGAAAGTCATCGAGATCGCCCGTCAGGAGCTGCACGCTCTGCAGGACGGCGGCGTCGACGGCATTCTCTTCTCCAACGAGTACAGCTTTCCCTACCAGGGCCACACCGACTATGTCACCTCTCAGTGCATGGCCCGCCTGATCGGCGAGCTGATGAGCGAGATTAAAATCCCCTACGGCGTCAACGTCATCTCTGACAACCGCGCCGTCATCGATCTGGCCAAGGCGACCGACGCGAGCTTTGTGCGCGGCACATTCACCGGCGCGTTCGTCGGCGAGGGCGGCTTCTCCGACCACGATGTCGCCGCCACCTATCGCCGCAAGAAAGAGCTCGGCATCAAGAATCTGCCGATCATGATGAACTGCAACCCCGAGTCGGCTGTCTGGCTCAACGACCGCGACATCTATGATGTCGTCAAATCCATGATCTTCAACTGCGATCCCGAGGGCCTTTGTGTCTCCGGTCAGCATGCCGGTTTTGCCGCCAACAACGATCTGCTCAAGGCGGTCAAATCCGTTGCGGGTGAGGTTCCGGTCTTCGCGAACACCGGCTGCAACAAGGACAACATTGTCGAGAAGATGCAGATTGCTGACGCCGCCTGTGTCGGCACCGCGTTTAAGAAAGACGGCAAGTTCTACAACACCGTCGACGGCAAGCGCGTCAAGGAGTTCATGGATACTCTCAAGGAGTACCGCAAGACTCTGTAAGCAGCTTTTTCCGAGGGCGTGCCATATTGGCGCGCCCTCTTTTTCGCTGTCTTCTCTCTTTACAAGAGCCGTAACCTGTTATAAACTAAAAGCACTATGACAAAAAGGAGCTACTTCCCTTATGAAAAAGTACTTTATGGGCATTGACATCGGCACCCAGGAGAGTAAGGGCGTCATCATTGACGAGAACTGCGAGCTCATCGCAAAATTTGCCACCAAGCACGGGCTTTCCAATCCGAAGCCGCGCTACTATGAACACGACGCCGAGAAGATCTGGTGGAACGATCTGTGTATCATTTCCAAAGAACTTCTGAAGATGACGGGCATTCCCAATACGCAGATTGCCGGCTTCGGTGCGAGCTGCCTCGGCTCCGACTGCCTGCCGGTCGACGAGAACTGCACACCGCTGCGTCCCGCCATTCTCTACGGCATCGACACCCGCGCGACCGAGGAGGTCAAGGAGATCACCGCCCACTTTGGCGAAAAGCGCATCATCGAGATCTTCGGCCGCCCGATGACAGCCGGTGACCAGATCGCGCGCGTGCTGTGGATCAAGAAAAACGAGCCCGAAGTCTACAACAGGACTTATAAATTCATCACCGGTTCGACTTTTCTGACAGCCAAGCTCACCGGTAAGTTCTTCATTGACGCCTATCTCTCAAAGGCCTACCACCCCATCTACACGGCCGAAGAGATCGGCGAGCCCGACTTTTTGAGCATGATCTGCCGGCGCGATCAGGTCGCCGACATCCGCGAGGCGAACGAAGTGGTCGGCACCGTCACCGCGAAAGCTGCCGCCGAGACCGGTCTTGCCGAAGGCACTCCGGTCATCACCGGCATGGACGATGCGGTGGCCGAGTCGGTCTCCACCGGCGTCATTGTGCCCGGCAAGTCGACCATCATGCTCGGCACCTCCTGCTGTCTCTACGCCTGCACCGACAAGCCGTTCCAGGATCCCCAGAACCGCTTCCCCTGCATCCGCTATGTCGTGCCGGGCACCTACTCTTTCTCGGGCGCGACCAACAACGCCGGCGGCATGTCGACCTGGCTGCGTGACAAGCTCTATCCCGAGACCATCCAAAAGCAGCAGGAGACCGGCAAGAATGCCTTTGATATCATGCTCGAGGGGCTCGACGACATTCCCGCGGGCTCTGACGGGCTCATTGCCCTGCCCTACTTCTCCGGCGAGCGCACTCCCCTCAATGACCCGCTTGCGCGCGGCGTACTCTTCGGCCTGACGCTCAATCACACCCGTGATCACATTCACAAGGCCATTTTGGAGGGCGTCTCCATGGGAATTGCCGTCCACTACGACATCATGGAGGAAATCGGCGTCGACGTCGAGGAGATCCGTGTGGTCGGCGGCGGCACGAAGAATCCCATCTGGCTGCAGATTCTCGCCGACTGCATCGGCAAGCCGGTTCACACGGCAAAGGTGACCATCGGCGCCTCTTACGGTGACGCCATCACCGCTGCGCTCGCCACCGGTGTCTATAAAGATTATGCCGATCTCTACCGCGTCATCAAGCCCGGCAAGACCATCGAGCCGATTCCCGCCAATGTCGCGAAGTACAATGAGATCAAGCCCATCTTTCATGAACTTTACGCAAAAACCAAAGACCTCATGCACAAGCTTTCGTGAGTTTTTGATGAAAAGCGGCGCAGGGCCCGTTACAGGCGGTCCCGCGCCGCTTTTTTGCTTGTCAACGGCGGGCTTCTGTGATACTATGTCATGGGAAGTTTTGATTTGTGTGATGGAGAATTCAAGCCCCCGCGGAGTGGAGAAGACGCGAGCGGTCCTCTGTGTTCACACATAATTCAGATCAAAATTTTTATTTTAGGAGGAACTTCAAAATGTCATGGTTGAAAGAAATGTTTGGTGTTGAGAAACCCATTATCGCTCTGATGCATGTCCGCGCTCTTCCCGGCGAACCGCGCTACAAGACGGACGTGGGCGACATGAAAGAAATTGTCAAAATTGCCAGAAACGATCTTCACGCTCTTCAGGCTGGCGGCGTTGACGGCATCCTGTTCTCCAATGAGTTTGGTATGCCCTATCTGCAGAAGGCCGAGACCTCCTCTGTCGCCTGCATGAGCCGCATCGTCGGCGAGCTGATGAGCGAGATCAAAGTGCCCTACGGCGCCAACATCATCGCCGATCCCTATGCCGCGCTCGACTTCGCCGTTGCGATCGACGCGAGCTTCATCCGCGGCCAGATCACCGGTACTTACGCCTCCGACGGTATGGGCCTTGTCTCGCGCAACGTCGGTGAGACCGCCCGCCACAAGATGGCTCTGGGCCTGAAAGACCTCAAGATGTTCTACAGCCTGACTCCCGAGGGCGCTGTCTATCTCGGCAAGCGCGACCTCGCTTCCATCGCGAAATCCACCGTCTTCAACTGCAAGGCCGACGCGGTCTGCGTCTCCGGCGCCTGCGCGGGCGGCGAGACCGACAAGGACAAACTGGCCATTGTCAAAGAGGCTGTCGGCCCTGATGTCCCGGTCATGAACAACACCGGTCTTCGCTACAACAACGTTGAGACCCATCTCGCCATTGCGGACGGCGCGTTCGTCGGCACCGCTTTCAAGGTTGACGGCAAGTTTGAGAACTACGTCGATCCCAAAGAGGTTGAGAAGCTGATGAACAAGGTCCGCGCTTTCCGCGAGACTCTTTAAGATCCGTTAGAAGATCACATGCGGCGGTGATGAAATTGAGCGGAATCCTCATGGGGATCGACATCGGCTCCTCCGGGAGCAAGGGCGTTCTCACAGACTGCGGCGGCAGAGTAATTGCCACAGCCGAGGTCTCCCACTCCATGTCAAATCCCGCACCCGGCTGTTTCGAGCACGATGCCATGCAGGTCTGGTGGCACGACTTCTGTCTGCTCTCCCGCGAGCTCATCGAGAGCGCCGGCATCCGCAACACCGAGATACTCGGCGTCGGCTGTAGCACCATCAGCGCCGACTGTCTGCCGGTGGACCGCGAGCTCAATCCACTGCGTCCTGCGATTCTCTACGGAATCGACACGAGAGCGCAGCGCGAGTGTGAAGAGCTCAACAGCCGGTTTGGCGAAGAGCGACTGATCTCTTTGATGGGCCACACCCTGTGTTCCTCGGATATCATGCCGAAGATTCTCTGGGTGAGGCGGCATGAGCCAGAAGTCTTTGAGAAAACTTACAAGTTTCTCACCGGCCCCTCGTTTCTGGTGGCCAAGCTCACCGGCCGCTGTGTGATGGACCGTTACAACGCGCTCGCCGCCTACCGTCCCATGCTGGACGAAAACGGGGAACCCGACCCTGCGTTTGCACACATTGTCTGCCGCCCCGATCAGTTGGCGCAGGTGCTCCCCACCACAGAGGTTGTGGGTGGCGTCAGCGCCGAAGCTGCCCGCGAAACCGGGCTCGCCGAGGGAACGCCCGTGACCACCGGCACCGGCGACGCCGGGGCCGAGGCGATCGGAACCGGCGTTCTGACGCCGGGCGACATGATGCTCATGCTCGGCTCCTCGAACTTCATGATACTCTGCTCCGATCGAAAAGTGGCCGATTCCCGGCTCTGGATCAGCGAGTATATCCTGCCCGGCACAAGCGCCGTATCGGCTGGCATGGCAACCGCCGGAACTCTGACCAGATGGTTTCGGGACACGCTCTTTTCGGACTATGTCCGCCTTGAGCAGACGGGCGGCCCAAGTGCCTACGAGAGGATGTACCAGGCGGCCGGCGCGATCCCCGCGGGCAGTGACGGACTCGTGATGCTCCCCTACTTTGCAGGCGAGCGAACGCCCATCAATGACCCGAAAGCGCGAGGCGTACTCTTCGGCCTCACACTGGGCCACACACGAGAGCATCTCTACCGCGCCTGCCTCGAGAGCGTCGGCTACGGCATTGCGCAGCACTTCGACATCATGCGCTCACTCGGCGCACCCATCGAACGGGTGCTCGCCATTGGCGGCGGAACGCGCAATCCGCTCTGGCTTTCCATCATTGCGGACATCACCGGCGAGACGCTGCAGACCGCTCAGGTCACGGTGGGCGCCGCCTATGGCGACGCGCTGCTGGCCGGTCTCGGCGTTGGCGTCTTCGGCAGTCCCCGGGAACTCAAAGCCATCATCGCCCCCGGTATCACTGTGGCGCCGGACCCCGGCCGCCACGCTGAATACAAACCCTACCGTGAGCTCTACGACGAGCTCTATCCCGCGACGCGGGAACTGATGCACCGGCTCTGACCGGTACAAAGTGGAATTGATAAAATTAGATAAATCTTAAGGAGGATCACTTACCATGAGTTGGACAAAAGACGTAATTGGTACTGAAAAACCTGTTATTGCGATGTGCCATATCCGGGCGCTGCCCGGCGACCCGTTCTTTGATTATGAGGGCGGTATGGAGAAAGTCATGGAGGATGCCCGCCACGACTTCCTCGCCCTGCAGGAGGGCGGCGTCGACGCCGTCATGTTCTCCAATGAGTTCTCCCTGCCCTATCTGACCAAGGTCAAGACCGAGACCACCTGCGCCATGGCCCGCATCATCGGCGAACTCAAGCACGAGATCAAAATCCCCTTTGGCGTCAACGTCCTGTGGGATCCCTATGCCTCCCTCGATCTTGCCGCCGCCACCGGCGCGCTGTTCATCCGCGAGATCTGGACCGGCGTCTACGGCTCCGACTTCGGCCTGTGGAACACCTGCCTCGGCGAGTCCATCCGCCACAGAAATGAGCTCGGTCTTGAGCATGTGAAGCTGCTGTTCAACATCGTGCCGGAGGCCGCTACCTTCATCGAGGAGAA harbors:
- a CDS encoding FGGY-family carbohydrate kinase yields the protein MKASYYMGIDIGSYESKGVIIDSECNIVATHVEKHVMDNPAPNQFEHDAEKVWWHDFCAISNALLEKTGIPNTSICGIGGSALGADCLPVDENCTPLRPAMLYGIDARADREIAWLEEHYGSRAKELFPSPLCSSDIMPKILWLKNNEPDIYRRAHKFITGSTYLTAKLTGRYYIDKLLALSSFRPAYRADGTIDEAECALFCRPDQLAECVPTAYVVGCVTPEAARQTGLAEGTPVITGTDDAAAEAVSTGVVANGDLMLMFGSSCFMYYCVDRLVRDERIWSSEYVVPGTYSISAGTNTAGTLTRWFRDNIFWEVMAEQERTGVNAYDLMLEGIDDIPAGSEGLITLPYLAGERTPINDPAARGMIFGLTLNHTRRHLYRSALEGVGYSINQHFEIFAENHVELKNVYAVGGGTKNRPWMQIIADITGKTIQTGAVTIGASYGDAMMAALATGRFQSFDELRTHLKPGVTFVPNMANHESYRQYQQIYNALYPATRELMHRLR
- a CDS encoding BtpA/SgcQ family protein, which codes for MKSWLKDLFHVEKPVIALLHIREMPGDFYFDDSTMSMREVIDTARRDLIALQDGGVDGILFSNEYSFPYQMGVGKTDYVTSQCMARVIGELMRDIRVPYGVNVIEDGLATVELARAVDASFVRCNFTGCYVGELGLINTDIARVKRRKKELGIAGLHMLYNVNPEFSVWVGDRDVRDVVKSMVFNCDPDGLCVSGQCAGFEASSDLIRAIKDLAPETPVFANNGCRRENIAEKLSVADSACVGTAFKYDGVFRNTVDVNRVRDFMEVVREYRKTL
- a CDS encoding BtpA/SgcQ family protein, which gives rise to MKTWLKDLFHVEKPIIALLHIREIPGDFNYDDSTMSMEKVIEIARQELHALQDGGVDGILFSNEYSFPYQGHTDYVTSQCMARLIGELMSEIKIPYGVNVISDNRAVIDLAKATDASFVRGTFTGAFVGEGGFSDHDVAATYRRKKELGIKNLPIMMNCNPESAVWLNDRDIYDVVKSMIFNCDPEGLCVSGQHAGFAANNDLLKAVKSVAGEVPVFANTGCNKDNIVEKMQIADAACVGTAFKKDGKFYNTVDGKRVKEFMDTLKEYRKTL
- a CDS encoding FGGY-family carbohydrate kinase — its product is MKKYFMGIDIGTQESKGVIIDENCELIAKFATKHGLSNPKPRYYEHDAEKIWWNDLCIISKELLKMTGIPNTQIAGFGASCLGSDCLPVDENCTPLRPAILYGIDTRATEEVKEITAHFGEKRIIEIFGRPMTAGDQIARVLWIKKNEPEVYNRTYKFITGSTFLTAKLTGKFFIDAYLSKAYHPIYTAEEIGEPDFLSMICRRDQVADIREANEVVGTVTAKAAAETGLAEGTPVITGMDDAVAESVSTGVIVPGKSTIMLGTSCCLYACTDKPFQDPQNRFPCIRYVVPGTYSFSGATNNAGGMSTWLRDKLYPETIQKQQETGKNAFDIMLEGLDDIPAGSDGLIALPYFSGERTPLNDPLARGVLFGLTLNHTRDHIHKAILEGVSMGIAVHYDIMEEIGVDVEEIRVVGGGTKNPIWLQILADCIGKPVHTAKVTIGASYGDAITAALATGVYKDYADLYRVIKPGKTIEPIPANVAKYNEIKPIFHELYAKTKDLMHKLS
- a CDS encoding BtpA/SgcQ family protein; this encodes MSWLKEMFGVEKPIIALMHVRALPGEPRYKTDVGDMKEIVKIARNDLHALQAGGVDGILFSNEFGMPYLQKAETSSVACMSRIVGELMSEIKVPYGANIIADPYAALDFAVAIDASFIRGQITGTYASDGMGLVSRNVGETARHKMALGLKDLKMFYSLTPEGAVYLGKRDLASIAKSTVFNCKADAVCVSGACAGGETDKDKLAIVKEAVGPDVPVMNNTGLRYNNVETHLAIADGAFVGTAFKVDGKFENYVDPKEVEKLMNKVRAFRETL
- a CDS encoding FGGY-family carbohydrate kinase, with product MKLSGILMGIDIGSSGSKGVLTDCGGRVIATAEVSHSMSNPAPGCFEHDAMQVWWHDFCLLSRELIESAGIRNTEILGVGCSTISADCLPVDRELNPLRPAILYGIDTRAQRECEELNSRFGEERLISLMGHTLCSSDIMPKILWVRRHEPEVFEKTYKFLTGPSFLVAKLTGRCVMDRYNALAAYRPMLDENGEPDPAFAHIVCRPDQLAQVLPTTEVVGGVSAEAARETGLAEGTPVTTGTGDAGAEAIGTGVLTPGDMMLMLGSSNFMILCSDRKVADSRLWISEYILPGTSAVSAGMATAGTLTRWFRDTLFSDYVRLEQTGGPSAYERMYQAAGAIPAGSDGLVMLPYFAGERTPINDPKARGVLFGLTLGHTREHLYRACLESVGYGIAQHFDIMRSLGAPIERVLAIGGGTRNPLWLSIIADITGETLQTAQVTVGAAYGDALLAGLGVGVFGSPRELKAIIAPGITVAPDPGRHAEYKPYRELYDELYPATRELMHRL
- a CDS encoding BtpA/SgcQ family protein translates to MSWTKDVIGTEKPVIAMCHIRALPGDPFFDYEGGMEKVMEDARHDFLALQEGGVDAVMFSNEFSLPYLTKVKTETTCAMARIIGELKHEIKIPFGVNVLWDPYASLDLAAATGALFIREIWTGVYGSDFGLWNTCLGESIRHRNELGLEHVKLLFNIVPEAATFIEEKDIVDTAKSAVFAAHPDAFCVSGLTAGADTDTQLLYKVKEAVPDTLVFCNTGVKPHTVATQLTAADGCVTGTTFKVDGKFDNLVDPPRVKDFMNIVKEFRKSKGL